The Streptomyces sp. Mut1 genome window below encodes:
- the carB gene encoding carbamoyl-phosphate synthase large subunit translates to MPKRSDIQSVLVIGSGPIVIGQAAEFDYSGTQACRVLKAEGLRVILVNSNPATIMTDPEIADATYVEPITPEFVEKIIAKERPDALLPTLGGQTALNTAISMHDNGVLEKYGVELIGANVEAINKGEDRDLFKGVVAAVKEKIGYGESARSVICHSMDDVLAGVDTLGGYPVVVRPSFTMGGAGSGFAHDEDELRRIAGQGLTLSPTTEVLLEESILGWKEYELELMRDRNDNVVVVCSIENFDPMGVHTGDSITVAPAMTLTDREYQRLRDIGIAIIREVGVDTGGCNIQFAIDPADGRVIVIEMNPRVSRSSALASKATGFPIAKIAAKLAVGYTLDEIPNDITEKTPASFEPTLDYVVVKAPRFAFEKFPSADSTLTTTMKSVGEAMAIGRNFTEALQKALRSLEKKGSQFTFTGDPGDKAELLAEAVRPTDGRINAVMQAIRAGATQEEVFDATKIDPWFVDQLFLIKEIADELAAADKLGPELLAEAKRHGFSDLQIADIRDLREDVVREVRHALGVRPVYKTVDTCAAEFAAKTPYFYSSYDEESEVAPRTKPAVIILGSGPNRIGQGIEFDYSCVHASFALSDAGYETVMVNCNPETVSTDYDTSDRLYFEPLTLEDVLEIVHAETLAGPVAGVVVQLGGQTPLGLSQALKDNGVPVVGTPPEAIHAAEDRGAFGRVLAEAGLPAPKHGTATTFAEAKQIADEIGYPVLVRPSYVLGGRGMEIVYDETRLSSYISESTEISPTRPVLVDRFLDDAIEIDVDALYDGTELYLGGVMEHIEEAGIHSGDSACALPPITLGGHDIKRLRASTEAIAKGVGVRGLINIQFALSGDILYVLEANPRASRTVPFTSKATAVPLAKAAARISLGATVAGLREEGLLPKSGDGGTLPLDAPISVKEAVMPWSRFRDIHGRGVDTILGPEMRSTGEVMGIDSVFGTAYAKSQAGAYGPLPTKGRAFISVANRDKRSMIFPARELVAHGFELLATSGTAEVLKRNGINATVVRKLSEGEGPNGERTIVQLIHEGGVDLIVNTPYGTGGRLDGYEIRTAAVARSVPCLTTVQALAAAVQGIDALNNGDVGVRSLQEHAEHLTAARD, encoded by the coding sequence GTGCCTAAGCGCTCCGATATCCAGTCCGTCCTGGTCATCGGCTCCGGCCCGATCGTCATCGGGCAGGCCGCCGAGTTCGACTACTCCGGCACCCAGGCCTGCCGCGTCCTCAAGGCCGAGGGCCTGCGCGTCATCCTGGTGAACTCCAACCCGGCGACGATCATGACCGACCCGGAGATCGCCGACGCCACCTACGTCGAGCCGATCACCCCCGAGTTCGTCGAGAAGATCATCGCCAAGGAGCGCCCCGACGCGCTGCTGCCCACCCTCGGCGGCCAGACCGCGCTGAACACCGCGATCTCCATGCACGACAACGGCGTCCTGGAGAAGTACGGCGTCGAGCTCATCGGCGCCAACGTCGAGGCCATCAACAAGGGCGAGGACCGCGACCTGTTCAAGGGCGTCGTCGCGGCCGTCAAGGAGAAGATCGGATACGGCGAGTCCGCCCGCTCCGTCATCTGCCACTCCATGGACGACGTCCTCGCCGGCGTCGACACCCTCGGCGGCTACCCCGTCGTCGTCCGCCCCTCCTTCACCATGGGCGGCGCCGGCTCCGGCTTCGCCCACGACGAGGACGAGCTGCGCCGCATCGCCGGCCAGGGCCTCACGCTCTCCCCGACCACCGAGGTGCTCCTGGAGGAGTCCATCCTCGGCTGGAAGGAGTACGAGCTGGAGCTGATGCGCGACCGCAACGACAACGTCGTGGTCGTCTGCTCCATCGAGAACTTCGACCCGATGGGCGTCCACACCGGTGACTCGATCACCGTCGCCCCCGCGATGACCCTCACCGACCGCGAGTACCAGCGGCTGCGCGACATCGGCATCGCGATCATCCGCGAGGTCGGCGTCGACACCGGCGGCTGCAACATCCAGTTCGCCATCGACCCGGCCGACGGCCGCGTCATCGTGATCGAGATGAACCCCCGCGTCTCCCGCTCCTCGGCCCTCGCCTCCAAGGCGACCGGCTTCCCGATCGCCAAGATCGCCGCCAAGCTGGCCGTCGGCTACACGCTGGACGAGATCCCCAACGACATCACCGAGAAGACCCCGGCCTCCTTCGAGCCGACCCTCGACTACGTCGTCGTCAAGGCCCCGCGCTTCGCCTTCGAGAAGTTCCCCTCCGCCGACTCCACCCTCACCACCACCATGAAGTCGGTGGGCGAGGCCATGGCGATCGGCCGGAACTTCACCGAGGCCCTCCAGAAGGCGCTGCGCTCCCTGGAGAAGAAGGGCTCGCAGTTCACCTTCACCGGCGACCCCGGCGACAAGGCCGAACTGCTGGCCGAGGCGGTCCGCCCGACCGACGGCCGGATCAACGCCGTCATGCAGGCGATCCGGGCCGGCGCCACCCAGGAGGAGGTCTTCGACGCCACGAAGATCGACCCCTGGTTCGTCGACCAGCTCTTCCTGATCAAGGAGATCGCCGACGAGCTGGCCGCCGCCGACAAGCTCGGCCCCGAGCTGCTCGCCGAGGCCAAGCGGCACGGCTTCTCGGATCTCCAGATCGCCGACATCCGCGATCTGCGCGAGGACGTCGTCCGCGAGGTGCGGCACGCGCTCGGCGTCCGCCCGGTCTACAAGACGGTCGACACCTGCGCCGCCGAGTTCGCCGCGAAGACGCCATACTTCTACTCCTCCTACGACGAGGAGAGCGAGGTCGCGCCCCGCACCAAGCCCGCGGTGATCATCCTGGGCTCCGGCCCCAACCGCATCGGCCAGGGCATCGAGTTCGACTACTCCTGCGTCCACGCCTCCTTCGCGCTCAGCGACGCCGGCTACGAGACCGTGATGGTCAACTGCAACCCGGAGACGGTCTCCACCGACTACGACACCTCCGACCGCCTGTACTTCGAGCCGCTGACGCTGGAGGACGTGCTGGAGATCGTGCACGCCGAGACCCTCGCGGGCCCGGTCGCCGGTGTCGTCGTCCAGCTCGGCGGCCAGACCCCGCTGGGCCTGTCGCAGGCGCTCAAGGACAACGGCGTGCCCGTCGTCGGCACCCCGCCGGAGGCGATCCACGCCGCCGAGGACCGCGGCGCCTTCGGCCGCGTCCTGGCCGAGGCCGGCCTGCCCGCCCCCAAGCACGGAACCGCCACCACCTTCGCCGAGGCCAAGCAGATCGCCGACGAGATCGGCTACCCCGTCCTCGTACGCCCCTCGTACGTGCTCGGCGGGCGCGGCATGGAGATCGTCTACGACGAGACCCGGCTCTCCTCGTACATCTCCGAGTCCACCGAGATCAGCCCCACCCGGCCGGTCCTGGTCGACCGCTTCCTCGACGACGCCATCGAGATCGACGTGGACGCCCTCTACGACGGCACCGAGCTCTACCTCGGCGGCGTCATGGAGCACATCGAGGAGGCCGGCATCCACTCCGGCGACTCCGCCTGCGCCCTGCCCCCGATCACGCTCGGCGGCCACGACATCAAGCGGCTGCGCGCCTCCACCGAGGCCATCGCCAAGGGCGTCGGGGTACGCGGGCTGATCAACATCCAGTTCGCGCTGTCCGGCGACATCCTCTACGTCCTGGAGGCCAACCCGCGCGCCTCGCGGACCGTGCCCTTCACCTCCAAGGCGACCGCGGTCCCGCTCGCCAAGGCCGCCGCCCGGATCTCGCTGGGCGCGACCGTGGCCGGGCTGCGCGAGGAGGGACTGCTGCCGAAGAGCGGCGACGGCGGCACCCTGCCGCTGGACGCGCCGATCTCCGTCAAGGAGGCCGTCATGCCGTGGTCGCGCTTCCGCGATATCCACGGCCGCGGCGTCGACACCATCCTCGGCCCGGAGATGCGCTCCACCGGCGAGGTCATGGGCATCGACTCGGTCTTCGGCACCGCGTACGCCAAGTCGCAGGCCGGCGCCTACGGGCCGCTGCCCACCAAGGGCCGCGCCTTCATCTCGGTGGCCAACCGCGACAAGCGCTCGATGATCTTCCCGGCCCGCGAGCTGGTCGCCCACGGCTTCGAGCTGCTGGCCACCTCCGGCACCGCCGAGGTCCTCAAGCGCAACGGCATCAACGCCACGGTCGTACGCAAGCTCTCCGAGGGCGAGG
- the carA gene encoding glutamine-hydrolyzing carbamoyl-phosphate synthase small subunit, which translates to MTTSTRGAQVPAVLVLEDGRAFRGRAYGAVGETFGEAVFSTGMTGYQETLTDPSYHRQVVVMTAPHVGNTGVNDEDPESRRIWVAGYVVRDPARTPSNWRSRRSLDEELANQGVVGISGVDTRALTRHLRERGAMRVGIFSGDAVTDDATMLARVQQAPEMTGADLSAEVATKEPYVVPAIGTKKFTVAAIDLGIKGMTPHRMAERGIEVHVLPATATLEEVYAVRPDGVFFSNGPGDPSTADHPVSVMRGVLERGTPLFGICFGNQILGRALGFGTYKLKYGHRGINQPVQDRSTGKVEVTAHNHGFAVDAPLDKVSDTAYGRAEVSHVCLNDQVVEGLQLLDRPAFSVQYHPEAAAGPHDAAYLFDRFVSLMEGQRA; encoded by the coding sequence ATGACGACCTCCACCCGGGGAGCCCAGGTTCCCGCCGTACTCGTCCTGGAGGACGGCCGCGCCTTCCGCGGCCGCGCCTACGGGGCTGTGGGGGAGACCTTCGGCGAGGCGGTCTTCTCCACCGGCATGACCGGCTACCAGGAGACGCTGACCGACCCCTCGTACCACCGCCAGGTCGTCGTGATGACCGCCCCGCACGTCGGCAACACCGGCGTCAACGACGAGGACCCCGAGTCCCGGCGCATCTGGGTCGCCGGCTACGTCGTGCGCGACCCCGCCCGTACCCCCTCCAACTGGCGCTCCCGGCGCTCGCTGGACGAGGAGCTCGCGAACCAGGGCGTCGTCGGCATCAGCGGCGTCGACACCCGCGCCCTCACCCGCCACCTGCGCGAGCGCGGCGCCATGCGCGTCGGCATCTTCTCCGGCGACGCGGTCACCGACGACGCCACGATGCTCGCCCGCGTCCAGCAGGCCCCCGAGATGACGGGCGCCGACCTGTCCGCCGAGGTCGCCACCAAGGAGCCCTACGTCGTCCCCGCGATCGGCACCAAGAAGTTCACCGTCGCCGCGATCGACCTCGGCATCAAGGGCATGACCCCGCACCGGATGGCCGAGCGCGGCATCGAGGTGCACGTCCTGCCCGCCACCGCGACGCTGGAGGAGGTGTACGCGGTCCGGCCCGACGGCGTCTTCTTCTCCAACGGCCCCGGCGACCCCTCCACCGCCGACCACCCCGTCTCCGTCATGCGGGGCGTCCTGGAACGCGGGACCCCGCTCTTCGGCATCTGCTTCGGTAACCAGATCCTGGGCCGCGCGCTCGGCTTCGGCACGTACAAGCTGAAGTACGGCCACCGCGGCATCAACCAGCCCGTGCAGGACCGCTCGACCGGCAAGGTCGAGGTCACCGCGCACAACCACGGCTTCGCCGTCGACGCCCCCCTCGACAAGGTCTCCGACACCGCCTACGGCCGCGCCGAGGTCTCCCACGTCTGCCTGAACGACCAGGTGGTGGAGGGTCTCCAGCTGCTCGACCGGCCGGCCTTCAGCGTCCAGTACCACCCCGAGGCCGCCGCCGGCCCGCACGACGCCGCGTACCTCTTCGACCGCTTCGTTTCCCTGATGGAGGGCCAGCGTGCCTAA
- a CDS encoding PH-like domain-containing protein, protein MTTQTLYQLAAEQKSAEVTDWSARISWVIGLVVLVVFVYWLMRQGWKWRGNLQSDLPPLATTPEGYADGEKLLGLTGRYHASTTAGQWLDRIVAHGLGTRSRVELTLTAEGLDVVRPGAADFFVPAADLRGARTDKALAGKVLPEGGLLVITWALGDQLIDSGFRSDHSAEHPAWVEAVNHLTSTTEGIAR, encoded by the coding sequence GTGACTACACAGACCCTGTACCAACTGGCCGCCGAGCAGAAGTCGGCGGAGGTGACCGACTGGTCCGCCCGCATCAGCTGGGTGATCGGACTCGTCGTCCTCGTCGTGTTCGTCTACTGGCTGATGCGCCAGGGATGGAAGTGGCGCGGGAACCTCCAGTCGGACCTGCCCCCTCTCGCGACCACCCCCGAGGGCTACGCGGACGGCGAGAAGCTGCTCGGTCTCACCGGCCGCTACCACGCGTCGACCACGGCCGGGCAGTGGCTCGACCGGATCGTCGCCCACGGCCTCGGCACCCGCAGCCGCGTCGAGCTGACCCTGACCGCCGAGGGCCTCGACGTCGTACGGCCCGGCGCGGCGGACTTCTTCGTCCCGGCCGCCGACCTGCGCGGCGCCCGCACCGACAAGGCACTGGCGGGCAAGGTCCTGCCCGAGGGCGGCCTCCTCGTCATCACCTGGGCGCTCGGCGACCAGCTGATCGACTCCGGATTCCGCTCCGACCACTCGGCCGAGCACCCCGCCTGGGTCGAAGCCGTCAACCACCTCACCAGCACTACGGAAGGCATCGCACGATGA
- a CDS encoding dihydroorotase has translation MSKILIRGAKVLGGDPQDVLIDGETIAAVGTGLDAGDATVIEAAGQVLLPGLVDLHTHLREPGREDSETVLTGTKAAAVGGFTAVHAMANTFPVADTAGVVEQVWRLGKESGYCDVQPIGAVTVGLEGKQLAELGAMHDSAAGVRVFSDDGKCVDDAVIMRRALEYVKAFDGVVAQHAQEPRLTEGAQMNEGIVSAELGLGGWPAVAEESIIARDVLLAAHVGSRVHICHLSTAGSVEIVRWAKSKGWNVTAEVTPHHLLLTDELVRSYNPVYKVNPPLRTEADVQALREALADGTIDCVATDHAPHPHEDKDCEWAAAAMGMVGLETALSVVQQTMVETGLLDWAGVADRMSSRPAAIGRLEGHGRPVSAGEPANLTLVDPAYRGAVDPAGFASRSRNTPYEGRELPGRVTHTFLRGRATVVDGKLA, from the coding sequence ATGAGCAAGATCCTTATCCGCGGTGCGAAGGTGCTCGGCGGCGACCCGCAGGACGTCCTCATCGACGGCGAGACCATCGCCGCGGTCGGTACCGGGCTGGACGCGGGAGACGCCACCGTGATCGAGGCGGCGGGCCAGGTCCTGCTGCCCGGCCTGGTCGACCTCCACACCCACCTGCGCGAGCCCGGCCGCGAGGACTCCGAGACCGTCCTCACCGGCACCAAGGCCGCCGCGGTCGGTGGCTTCACCGCCGTGCACGCCATGGCCAACACCTTCCCGGTCGCCGACACCGCCGGCGTCGTGGAGCAGGTCTGGCGGCTCGGCAAGGAGTCCGGCTACTGCGACGTGCAGCCCATCGGCGCCGTCACCGTCGGCCTGGAGGGCAAGCAGCTCGCCGAGCTGGGCGCCATGCACGACTCCGCGGCCGGCGTGCGGGTCTTCTCCGACGACGGCAAGTGCGTGGACGACGCGGTCATCATGCGCCGCGCCCTGGAGTACGTGAAGGCGTTCGACGGGGTCGTCGCCCAGCACGCCCAGGAACCCCGCCTCACCGAGGGCGCCCAGATGAACGAGGGCATCGTCTCGGCCGAGCTGGGCCTCGGCGGCTGGCCCGCCGTCGCCGAGGAGTCGATCATCGCCCGCGACGTGCTGCTCGCCGCCCACGTCGGCTCCCGGGTGCACATCTGCCACCTGTCGACCGCCGGCTCCGTCGAGATCGTGCGCTGGGCCAAGTCCAAGGGGTGGAACGTCACCGCCGAGGTCACCCCGCACCACCTCCTGCTCACCGACGAGCTGGTCCGCTCCTACAACCCCGTCTACAAGGTGAACCCGCCGCTGCGCACCGAGGCCGACGTACAGGCCCTGCGCGAGGCACTCGCCGACGGCACCATCGACTGCGTCGCCACCGACCACGCCCCGCACCCGCACGAGGACAAGGACTGCGAGTGGGCCGCGGCCGCCATGGGCATGGTGGGCCTGGAGACCGCGCTCTCCGTCGTCCAGCAGACGATGGTCGAGACCGGGCTGCTCGACTGGGCCGGCGTCGCCGACCGCATGTCGTCGCGGCCCGCGGCCATCGGACGGCTCGAAGGACACGGCCGCCCCGTCTCGGCGGGTGAGCCTGCCAACCTCACCCTGGTCGATCCGGCATACCGTGGAGCCGTGGACCCCGCGGGATTCGCCTCCCGCAGCCGCAACACCCCGTACGAGGGGCGCGAGCTGCCGGGCCGAGTGACCCACACCTTCCTGCGGGGCCGTGCCACGGTCGTCGACGGGAAGCTCGCGTGA
- a CDS encoding aspartate carbamoyltransferase catalytic subunit: protein MKRHLISAADLTRDDAVLILDTAEEMARVADRPIKKLPTLRGRTVVNLFFEDSTRTRISFEAAAKRLSADVINFSAKGSSVSKGESLKDTALTLEAMGADAVVIRHGASGAPYRLATSGWIDGAVVNAGDGTHEHPTQALLDAFTMRRRLVGPDAGLGKDLEGRRITIVGDILHSRVARSNVHLLNTLGAHVTLVAPPTLVPVGVERWPCDISYSLDDVLPDSDAVMMLRVQRERMNAAYFPTEREYSRRYGLDGERMAKMPEHAVVMHPGPMVRGMEITAEVADSDRCTVVEQVANGVSIRMAVLYLLLGGYESAAPSTPAARTEENK from the coding sequence ATGAAGCGTCACCTCATCTCGGCCGCCGACCTCACCCGCGACGACGCCGTCCTGATCCTCGACACCGCCGAGGAGATGGCCAGGGTCGCGGACCGGCCGATCAAGAAGCTCCCGACCCTGCGCGGCCGTACCGTCGTCAACCTCTTCTTCGAGGACTCGACGCGCACCCGCATCTCCTTCGAGGCGGCCGCCAAGCGGCTCTCCGCCGACGTCATCAACTTCTCCGCGAAGGGCTCGTCCGTCTCCAAGGGCGAGTCGCTCAAGGACACCGCGCTGACCCTGGAGGCAATGGGCGCCGACGCCGTCGTCATCCGCCACGGCGCCTCCGGAGCCCCCTACCGGCTGGCCACCTCGGGCTGGATCGACGGCGCCGTCGTCAACGCGGGCGACGGCACCCACGAGCACCCCACCCAGGCCCTCCTGGACGCCTTCACGATGCGCCGCAGGCTCGTCGGGCCGGACGCCGGACTCGGCAAGGACCTCGAAGGGCGCCGCATCACCATCGTCGGCGACATCCTGCACAGCCGGGTCGCCCGCTCCAACGTCCACCTGCTGAACACGCTCGGCGCCCACGTCACCCTGGTCGCCCCGCCCACCCTGGTCCCGGTCGGCGTCGAGCGGTGGCCCTGCGACATCAGCTACAGCCTGGACGACGTGCTGCCGGACTCCGACGCTGTGATGATGCTGCGTGTGCAGCGCGAGCGGATGAACGCCGCCTACTTCCCGACCGAGCGCGAGTACTCCCGCCGCTACGGCCTGGACGGCGAGCGCATGGCGAAGATGCCCGAGCACGCCGTCGTCATGCACCCCGGCCCGATGGTCCGCGGCATGGAGATCACCGCCGAGGTCGCCGACTCCGACCGCTGCACGGTCGTGGAGCAGGTCGCCAACGGCGTCTCCATCCGCATGGCCGTGCTCTACCTGCTGCTCGGCGGCTACGAGTCGGCCGCCCCCTCCACCCCCGCCGCCCGTACCGAGGAGAACAAGTAA
- the pyrR gene encoding bifunctional pyr operon transcriptional regulator/uracil phosphoribosyltransferase PyrR — MDAQHDATGNAARPVLEAPDIARVLTRIAHEIVERAKGADDVVLLGIPTRGVFLARRLADKLEEITGRTIPVGSLDITMYRDDLRLRPARALARTEIPGEGIEGRLVVLVDDVLFSGRTIRAALDALGDIGRPRAVQLAVLVDRGHRELPIRADYVGKNLPTSLRETVKVQLAEEDGRDAVLLGVEQAAHAVER; from the coding sequence ATGGACGCACAGCACGACGCCACCGGCAACGCGGCACGCCCCGTTCTGGAGGCTCCCGACATCGCCCGGGTCCTGACCCGCATCGCCCACGAGATCGTCGAACGCGCCAAGGGCGCCGACGACGTGGTGCTCCTCGGCATTCCGACCCGAGGTGTCTTTCTCGCCCGCCGGCTCGCCGACAAGCTCGAAGAGATCACCGGCCGCACGATCCCGGTCGGCTCCCTCGACATCACCATGTACCGCGACGACCTGAGGCTGCGCCCCGCGCGCGCCCTGGCCCGCACCGAGATCCCCGGCGAGGGCATCGAGGGCCGCCTGGTCGTCCTGGTGGACGATGTCCTCTTCTCCGGCCGCACGATCCGCGCCGCCCTCGACGCGCTCGGCGACATCGGCCGGCCCCGGGCGGTGCAGCTCGCGGTCCTCGTCGACCGCGGCCACCGCGAACTCCCGATCCGCGCCGACTACGTCGGCAAGAACCTCCCCACGTCGCTGCGGGAGACGGTCAAGGTCCAGCTCGCCGAGGAGGACGGCCGCGACGCCGTGCTGCTCGGGGTCGAGCAGGCCGCCCACGCGGTCGAGCGTTAG
- the bldD gene encoding transcriptional regulator BldD — protein MSSEYAKQLGAKLRAIRTQQGLSLHGVEEKSQGRWKAVVVGSYERGDRAVTVQRLAELADFYGVPVQELLPGTTPGGAAEPPPKLVLQLERLAHVPPEKAGPLQRYAATIQSQRGDYNGKVLSIRQDDLRTLAVIYDQSPSVLTEQLISWGVLDADARRAVAHDEG, from the coding sequence ATGTCCAGCGAATACGCAAAACAGCTCGGGGCCAAGCTCCGTGCCATCCGCACCCAGCAGGGCCTCTCCCTCCACGGCGTGGAGGAGAAGTCCCAGGGCCGCTGGAAGGCCGTCGTGGTCGGTTCGTACGAGCGCGGCGACCGTGCCGTGACCGTGCAGCGCCTTGCCGAGCTGGCGGACTTCTACGGCGTCCCGGTCCAGGAGCTCCTGCCGGGCACGACGCCCGGCGGTGCCGCCGAGCCGCCGCCGAAGCTCGTCCTGCAGTTGGAGCGCCTGGCCCACGTGCCGCCGGAGAAGGCCGGTCCTCTCCAGCGTTACGCGGCGACGATCCAGAGCCAGCGCGGCGACTACAACGGCAAGGTGCTCTCGATCCGCCAGGACGACCTGCGCACGCTTGCCGTGATCTACGACCAGTCGCCGTCCGTGCTCACGGAGCAGCTGATCAGCTGGGGCGTGCTGGACGCGGACGCGCGCCGCGCCGTCGCCCACGACGAGGGCTGA
- the nusB gene encoding transcription antitermination factor NusB, with translation MAARNTARKRAFQILFEADQRGESVQTVLADWVRHSRSDTRQPPVTEYTMELVEGYAQYADRIDDLIVTYAVDWELDRMPVVDRNILRLGAYELIWVDATPDAVVIDEAVQIAKEFSTDDSPSFVNGLLARFKDLKPNLRRES, from the coding sequence GTGGCTGCCCGGAACACGGCCCGCAAGCGCGCCTTCCAGATCCTCTTCGAGGCCGACCAGCGCGGCGAGTCCGTGCAGACGGTCCTCGCGGACTGGGTACGGCACTCGCGGTCCGACACCCGTCAGCCTCCGGTCACCGAGTACACGATGGAGCTCGTCGAGGGGTACGCGCAGTACGCGGACCGGATCGACGACCTCATCGTCACCTACGCCGTGGACTGGGAGCTCGACCGCATGCCGGTCGTCGACCGGAACATCCTGCGGCTCGGTGCGTACGAGCTGATCTGGGTGGATGCGACCCCGGACGCGGTGGTGATCGACGAGGCGGTGCAGATCGCCAAGGAGTTCTCGACCGACGACTCCCCGTCCTTCGTGAACGGCCTGCTGGCCCGTTTCAAGGACCTCAAGCCGAACCTCCGCCGGGAGAGCTGA
- the efp gene encoding elongation factor P, protein MASTNDLKNGMVLKLDGGQLWSVVEFQHVKPGKGPAFVRTKLKNVLSGKVVDKTFNAGVKVETATVDRRDMQFSYMDGEYFVFMDMDTYDQLMVDRKAVGNAANFLIEGFTASVAQHEGEVLYVELPAAVELTIQHTDPGVQGDRSTGGTKPATLETGYEIGVPLFISTGEKIKVDTRSGDYLGRVNS, encoded by the coding sequence GTGGCTTCCACGAACGACCTCAAGAACGGCATGGTGCTCAAGCTCGACGGAGGCCAGCTCTGGTCCGTCGTCGAGTTCCAGCACGTCAAGCCCGGCAAGGGCCCGGCTTTCGTGCGCACCAAGCTCAAGAACGTGCTGTCCGGCAAGGTCGTCGACAAGACGTTCAACGCCGGCGTGAAGGTCGAGACGGCCACCGTCGACCGGCGCGACATGCAGTTCTCGTACATGGACGGCGAGTACTTCGTCTTCATGGACATGGACACGTACGACCAGCTCATGGTCGACCGCAAGGCTGTCGGCAACGCCGCCAACTTCCTGATCGAGGGCTTCACCGCCTCCGTCGCCCAGCACGAGGGCGAGGTGCTCTACGTCGAGCTGCCGGCCGCCGTCGAGCTGACCATCCAGCACACGGACCCGGGCGTCCAGGGCGACCGCTCCACCGGTGGCACCAAGCCCGCCACCCTGGAGACCGGTTACGAGATCGGCGTCCCGCTGTTCATCAGCACGGGCGAGAAGATCAAGGTCGACACCCGCTCCGGCGACTACCTCGGCCGGGTGAACAGCTAA
- a CDS encoding M24 family metallopeptidase, whose amino-acid sequence MSEVYAVRRGLLRDRCAAVGSAAALVSRPANVRYLAGGAPPGAVLLLGPGEDVLLCPRPPTGDPADGRPDEHLRVDLLPVAGGDPVVAAADLAAAGSAESLAVEEHDLTVSRHRAMASVAPRLRLADLGVTVEQLRIVKDEEEIGCLRIAAEITDQALGELLESILVGRTERHLALELERRLVDHGADGPAFATSVATGPHSGLGRHRPSDRRVEEGDFLSVRLGANYRGYRCEIGRTFVIGTAPADWQIELYDLVFAAQRAGREALVPGAEYRDVDRAARHLLDSAGHGEGLAPWTGHGVGLEIDEDPQLAPDAMGKLDACVPVTVEPGVHLPGRGGVRIDDTLVVRPEADGGPELLTITTKELLAL is encoded by the coding sequence ATGTCAGAGGTGTACGCCGTCCGACGCGGACTGCTCCGCGACCGGTGCGCCGCAGTCGGATCCGCGGCCGCCCTGGTCTCCCGCCCCGCCAACGTCCGTTACCTGGCCGGCGGGGCGCCCCCGGGCGCCGTGCTGCTGCTCGGCCCCGGCGAGGACGTCCTGCTCTGCCCCCGCCCCCCGACCGGCGACCCGGCCGACGGGCGCCCCGACGAACACCTGCGGGTGGACCTGCTGCCGGTGGCCGGCGGCGATCCGGTGGTCGCCGCGGCGGACCTGGCCGCGGCGGGCAGCGCGGAGTCCCTGGCCGTCGAGGAGCACGATCTGACGGTCTCGCGGCACCGGGCCATGGCCTCGGTCGCGCCCAGGCTCCGGCTGGCCGATCTCGGCGTCACCGTCGAGCAGTTGCGCATCGTCAAGGACGAGGAGGAGATCGGCTGCCTGCGGATCGCCGCCGAGATCACCGACCAGGCACTCGGTGAACTCCTCGAATCGATCCTCGTCGGCCGCACCGAACGGCACCTGGCGCTGGAACTGGAGCGCCGGCTGGTGGACCACGGCGCCGACGGCCCCGCCTTCGCGACCTCCGTCGCCACCGGCCCGCACTCCGGTCTGGGCCGTCACAGGCCCTCGGACCGGCGTGTGGAGGAAGGAGATTTCCTCTCCGTCCGACTCGGCGCGAACTACCGCGGCTACCGCTGCGAGATCGGCCGCACCTTCGTCATCGGAACGGCCCCGGCCGACTGGCAGATCGAGCTCTACGACCTGGTTTTCGCCGCTCAGAGGGCCGGCCGCGAGGCTCTGGTGCCCGGAGCCGAGTACCGCGACGTGGACCGCGCGGCCCGCCATCTCCTGGACTCGGCGGGGCACGGTGAGGGCCTCGCACCCTGGACGGGCCATGGGGTGGGGCTCGAAATCGACGAGGACCCGCAGCTGGCACCCGATGCCATGGGTAAACTGGACGCTTGTGTGCCGGTCACCGTCGAACCGGGGGTCCACCTCCCGGGCCGGGGCGGAGTCCGGATCGATGACACGCTCGTCGTGCGCCCCGAGGCGGACGGCGGACCCGAGCTACTCACCATTACGACCAAGGAGCTGCTCGCGCTCTAG